From Thiomicrospira sp. XS5, one genomic window encodes:
- a CDS encoding methyl-accepting chemotaxis protein yields MFDFSRSLKAKVIGISTLVGIIIAFLVGLTMYLTTVKPVPAQVEKRIFKEMTAYIDAQVDLKVKGGIIGATMITLQNSIIQSLAVEDRDALKPFFANIKAGFARKTGFKNIATQLITYDGRSLIRSWDLENYGQNVSNNPLIQKVMKEKKAYGALGVGARGIGVIAVSPIFEDDSVLGYTTLVQGMASVAKDFRANEGGEWVLLVDKRYIDQKYGNMPIIEKNETITDNYLLASNRWFDADAVSLVKASYQPTDGMARHLYTTQGKVVIDIPAIDESGDVMGRHLFILPETEYTGPINTAMNNAWMSLAGVILGVLVLTIALIITVTRMVINPLKRVQKVTGQIIESGDFALRAPVNSQDEVGRTGDAINQLLEQVSQALTQANQTVGAIAKGDFSKRLNGDYKGDLETLQTGINESVDIIDQVMNELSGVMQAMRDGRFDVSLSNQGEGEYRKMMDNAQQAMSETNSIITEINAVMEHMRQGEFQHRVQVSASGDLDSLKQRINESLSTLDEAVSDITRVVVAQSEGDLTQTIDAEYQGDLMRLKNAVNQSLQKLSDIVSQSIITSQVVNTASEEVAKGALDLSSRVQEQAAAIEQTSATMDEMNSAVQNNTDNSQQAASVAQKVQTESEQASKVMQQTITAMNTIQESSHKISEIVTLIDSIAFQTNLLALNAAVEAARAGDHGRGFAVVAGEVRALAQKSADAAKEINSLITESVQRIDEGTHLAGESGEVIGNITQMINEMSLMINQIAQASTEQAQGVEQVHKAIGEIDATTQQNAALVEETSAAAESMSEQATDLSHNMAFFKTNTAGQPKVNKPAALSAPKPTLEAPKSAAPKTEAPAKPAQAEKPADKPTETAKSITPPPPPSADEWEDF; encoded by the coding sequence ATGTTTGATTTCAGCCGTTCACTCAAGGCCAAAGTCATTGGAATTTCGACGCTGGTCGGTATCATCATTGCGTTTTTAGTCGGCCTGACCATGTATCTGACAACGGTCAAGCCGGTGCCTGCACAGGTCGAAAAACGCATCTTCAAAGAAATGACCGCCTACATTGATGCGCAGGTCGATTTGAAAGTCAAAGGCGGCATTATCGGTGCCACCATGATTACCCTGCAAAACAGCATCATCCAATCCCTCGCGGTGGAAGATCGCGATGCGCTGAAACCCTTTTTCGCCAACATCAAAGCCGGATTTGCCCGCAAGACCGGCTTCAAGAATATCGCCACCCAGCTGATTACCTACGATGGCCGCTCGCTCATCCGCTCCTGGGATTTGGAAAATTACGGTCAGAACGTCTCCAATAACCCGCTGATTCAGAAAGTCATGAAAGAGAAAAAAGCCTATGGTGCGCTGGGTGTCGGCGCGCGCGGCATTGGTGTTATTGCGGTATCACCGATTTTTGAAGATGACTCGGTTCTGGGTTACACCACTCTGGTACAAGGCATGGCTTCCGTCGCTAAAGATTTCCGCGCCAATGAAGGCGGCGAATGGGTCTTGCTGGTTGATAAACGTTACATCGACCAGAAATACGGCAACATGCCAATCATCGAAAAGAACGAAACCATCACCGACAATTATCTGCTCGCCAGCAACCGCTGGTTTGATGCGGATGCGGTGTCGCTGGTCAAGGCCAGTTATCAACCGACGGATGGCATGGCTCGCCACTTATACACCACCCAAGGCAAAGTCGTCATCGACATTCCGGCCATCGACGAGTCGGGCGACGTCATGGGGCGTCACCTGTTCATTCTGCCGGAAACCGAATACACCGGACCAATCAACACCGCGATGAACAACGCTTGGATGTCGTTGGCCGGTGTCATTCTGGGCGTGCTCGTGTTGACGATTGCCCTGATCATTACCGTTACACGCATGGTCATCAACCCGCTGAAACGCGTGCAAAAAGTCACCGGGCAAATCATTGAAAGCGGCGACTTCGCGTTACGCGCGCCGGTCAACAGCCAGGATGAAGTCGGTCGTACCGGCGACGCCATCAACCAGCTTCTGGAACAGGTCTCGCAAGCCTTGACCCAAGCCAACCAAACCGTCGGCGCCATCGCCAAAGGCGATTTCTCCAAACGTCTCAACGGCGATTACAAAGGCGATCTGGAAACCTTGCAAACCGGCATCAACGAAAGCGTCGACATCATCGACCAGGTGATGAACGAACTGTCCGGCGTGATGCAAGCCATGCGCGACGGGCGTTTTGATGTCTCACTCTCTAACCAGGGCGAAGGTGAATACCGCAAAATGATGGACAATGCCCAACAGGCGATGTCCGAAACCAACAGCATCATCACCGAGATCAATGCGGTGATGGAGCACATGCGCCAAGGCGAGTTCCAGCACCGTGTGCAAGTGAGCGCCAGCGGCGACCTGGACAGCCTGAAACAACGCATCAACGAATCCTTGTCCACATTGGACGAGGCCGTTTCCGACATCACCCGCGTGGTGGTCGCACAAAGCGAAGGTGACTTGACGCAAACCATTGATGCCGAATACCAAGGCGATTTGATGCGTTTGAAAAACGCCGTCAACCAATCCTTGCAGAAGTTGTCGGACATCGTTTCCCAATCCATTATCACCTCGCAAGTCGTCAACACCGCTTCGGAAGAAGTGGCGAAAGGCGCATTGGATTTGAGTTCCCGCGTACAGGAGCAAGCTGCCGCCATCGAGCAAACTTCGGCCACCATGGACGAAATGAACTCGGCGGTTCAGAACAACACCGACAACTCGCAACAAGCCGCGTCGGTGGCGCAAAAAGTGCAGACCGAATCCGAGCAGGCGTCCAAAGTGATGCAACAAACCATCACCGCCATGAACACCATTCAGGAGTCGAGTCACAAGATTTCCGAGATTGTCACCCTGATTGACAGCATCGCCTTCCAGACTAACCTGCTCGCGTTGAACGCCGCAGTGGAAGCGGCCCGAGCCGGTGATCACGGGCGCGGTTTCGCCGTTGTGGCCGGTGAAGTGCGTGCGCTGGCCCAGAAATCGGCCGACGCCGCCAAGGAAATCAACAGTCTGATTACCGAAAGCGTACAACGCATTGACGAAGGCACGCATTTGGCTGGCGAATCCGGTGAAGTCATCGGCAACATCACCCAGATGATCAATGAAATGTCGTTGATGATTAACCAGATTGCGCAAGCCTCGACCGAGCAAGCGCAAGGTGTGGAACAAGTGCATAAAGCCATCGGTGAAATCGACGCCACCACGCAACAAAACGCCGCCTTGGTGGAAGAAACGTCCGCCGCAGCCGAAAGCATGAGCGAACAGGCCACCGATTTGAGTCACAATATGGCCTTCTTCAAAACCAATACGGCCGGTCAGCCGAAGGTGAATAAACCCGCCGCGCTATCGGCTCCGAAGCCGACACTGGAAGCGCCAAAGTCTGCGGCCCCCAAAACGGAGGCACCGGCCAAACCGGCTCAGGCGGAAAAACCGGCCGACAAGCCAACGGAAACGGCGAAATCGATTACGCCGCCCCCACCGCCAAGCGCCGATGAATGGGAAGACTTCTAA
- a CDS encoding GyrI-like domain-containing protein, with amino-acid sequence MSRASYFQRMNRVCDYIEQHLDDDLSLAVLCDVAHFSKFHFHRQFSQAMGINVFRFIQLMRMKRASYQLAFYPQFRVLDVALQAGFESSEAFSRAFKKTFGQTPSQFRKQPNWVSWHQQYPETSRKGNQTMQTKTVEIIDFPKTLIAVKEHRASHEQLNESIASFIEWRKQTSHSPVDTSDSFGILYDDPAAVAPEDFRFDICGSVKAAIPDNPQGVMNKELPPGRCAHLVHYGSHDAMDTSVYFLYRDWLPESGESLRDFPCFVRYRNLFPEVDEHELVTDIYLPLQ; translated from the coding sequence GTGAGCCGTGCATCTTATTTTCAGCGTATGAACCGAGTTTGTGATTACATCGAGCAGCATCTCGATGACGATTTATCCTTAGCGGTGTTATGCGACGTGGCGCACTTTTCAAAATTCCATTTCCATCGGCAGTTTTCGCAGGCCATGGGCATTAATGTTTTCCGGTTTATCCAGTTAATGCGCATGAAACGGGCGTCGTATCAGTTGGCGTTTTATCCACAGTTTCGCGTGTTGGATGTGGCGTTACAGGCCGGATTTGAAAGTTCGGAAGCCTTTTCACGGGCGTTTAAGAAAACGTTCGGGCAGACGCCGTCGCAGTTTCGAAAGCAGCCGAATTGGGTTTCTTGGCATCAACAATATCCAGAAACGTCAAGAAAAGGAAACCAAACGATGCAAACGAAAACCGTGGAAATCATCGATTTCCCCAAAACATTGATTGCGGTGAAAGAGCACCGCGCGTCGCATGAGCAATTGAATGAGTCGATTGCGAGCTTTATCGAATGGCGCAAACAGACAAGCCATTCGCCGGTGGACACCAGCGACAGCTTCGGCATTTTATATGATGACCCGGCCGCGGTGGCACCGGAGGATTTCCGGTTCGATATCTGCGGCTCGGTCAAAGCGGCGATTCCGGACAACCCTCAGGGCGTGATGAATAAAGAACTTCCACCGGGGCGTTGTGCGCATCTGGTGCATTACGGCTCGCACGATGCTATGGACACCAGCGTGTATTTTCTATATCGCGATTGGTTGCCGGAGAGTGGTGAAAGCTTGCGGGATTTTCCGTGTTTTGTCCGTTATCGGAACCTGTTTCCGGAAGTGGACGAGCATGAACTGGTGACGGATATTTATTTACCGTTACAGTAA
- a CDS encoding zinc-dependent peptidase has protein sequence MIAKWLEHFCVRRILKRFPIPHETWHALMTTDPLFHGLSAVEKARLREMATVFLHRKYFKGAQGQVVTPDMGAAISAQAALLVLNLGLDTLDGCNDIIVYPSAFRVRREAHDELGLVRQEDNVLAGESWSYDGPVVLAWDEAEAELSENHPGHNVVLHEFAHKLDMLNGKANGMPPLHAEMNRAVWTQAFSQAFEHLQAQLAHYHNPDINPYAATSPAEFFAVTTEYFFTAPKRFKQHFPGVYEQLKQYYRQDTLHRAQSADSGF, from the coding sequence ATGATTGCCAAGTGGCTCGAACATTTCTGCGTTCGGCGGATTCTCAAACGTTTCCCGATTCCGCATGAAACCTGGCATGCTTTGATGACGACTGACCCGTTGTTTCACGGTTTGAGTGCGGTGGAAAAGGCTCGGTTGCGGGAAATGGCGACGGTGTTTTTGCATCGCAAATATTTCAAAGGCGCGCAAGGGCAGGTGGTGACGCCGGACATGGGGGCGGCTATTTCCGCTCAGGCGGCGCTCTTGGTGTTGAATTTGGGGTTGGACACCTTGGATGGCTGCAATGACATCATCGTTTATCCGAGCGCCTTTCGCGTCCGGCGCGAAGCGCACGATGAACTCGGTTTGGTGCGGCAGGAGGATAACGTTCTGGCGGGGGAGTCCTGGTCGTACGACGGGCCGGTGGTCTTGGCTTGGGACGAAGCCGAAGCGGAATTGTCGGAAAACCACCCCGGTCACAATGTGGTGTTGCATGAGTTCGCGCACAAACTGGATATGTTGAACGGCAAAGCCAATGGCATGCCGCCACTGCATGCGGAGATGAACCGCGCGGTTTGGACGCAAGCTTTTAGTCAGGCGTTCGAGCATTTGCAGGCGCAATTGGCGCATTACCATAACCCGGACATTAATCCTTATGCCGCCACGTCTCCGGCAGAATTTTTCGCGGTCACCACCGAGTATTTTTTCACTGCGCCGAAGCGATTCAAACAGCATTTCCCCGGCGTATACGAGCAACTCAAACAGTATTATCGTCAAGATACACTTCACCGGGCACAGTCCGCCGATTCCGGTTTTTGA
- a CDS encoding thioredoxin fold domain-containing protein, whose product MVLLAGLGVSPMTAWADAWALNPAEDFQQLAKQAKQDKQPIAIYFNRVRCGACEKLKDAAILPMIENGLLDGYVHMVEIRVDAKDETIRDFYGEPVENAFFQELYNVTTFPTIVFVDADGSEIGKRMVNSGAYDYVPYYLTERINQALEEMGNDKRME is encoded by the coding sequence ATGGTTTTATTAGCTGGGTTAGGGGTATCGCCGATGACGGCTTGGGCCGATGCTTGGGCGTTGAATCCGGCCGAGGACTTCCAACAACTGGCCAAGCAAGCCAAACAGGATAAACAGCCCATCGCCATTTATTTCAACCGGGTGCGTTGCGGCGCGTGCGAAAAGCTGAAGGACGCCGCCATCTTGCCGATGATTGAAAACGGCTTGCTGGACGGTTACGTCCACATGGTGGAAATCCGTGTCGATGCCAAGGACGAAACCATCCGCGATTTTTACGGCGAGCCGGTCGAGAATGCTTTTTTCCAAGAACTCTATAATGTCACCACCTTTCCGACCATTGTCTTTGTCGATGCCGACGGCAGTGAAATCGGCAAACGCATGGTCAATTCCGGTGCTTACGATTACGTGCCTTATTATCTGACAGAGCGCATTAATCAAGCGTTAGAAGAGATGGGCAACGATAAGCGGATGGAGTGA
- a CDS encoding TlpA disulfide reductase family protein has protein sequence MPYWIVPCLLVLSGPSSWAAEAAGTVLEARAETGVEGELESLVFEAEQPRANVLWVPSEHGVLPQERRLAKALADKGLTVTLPNVFESFFLPATTSSLERIPPSVIAEEIQRLKAQGLPLIVVSANQGAALAVKALVEAMQTPQSDVAVILLNPNLYVETPQAGQKAHYWPAVSRLDAPVYVIQAELSPWRWHLPELQQTLGASGSDVFLRLMPEVRDRYYFRPDALAVENAQAKTLLQDVLSAIHTLIPYMDATRQTASESNQTVETDKTTRPDVAAKPDSVGLQPYTGPQNRPLQLVDMAGTTHNLKDYRGQVVLLNFWASWCPPCVHEIPSMTRLKTALKGQPFEILAANLAEEKPQIESFLTEHPVNFPILLDPKGSAVQAWRVFAYPSTYVIDKKGTIRYALFGGHEWDDPATLQQIEALIREK, from the coding sequence ATGCCATACTGGATAGTGCCGTGTTTACTGGTATTGAGCGGGCCGTCAAGCTGGGCGGCCGAAGCGGCGGGCACAGTGTTGGAGGCACGTGCGGAAACCGGAGTAGAAGGCGAGTTGGAGTCGTTGGTGTTCGAAGCGGAACAACCGCGAGCCAATGTGTTGTGGGTGCCGTCCGAGCATGGTGTTTTGCCGCAAGAGCGCCGTTTGGCCAAAGCGTTGGCCGATAAAGGGTTGACCGTCACCTTGCCGAATGTGTTTGAGAGCTTTTTTCTGCCCGCCACTACCAGCAGTTTGGAGCGCATTCCGCCGTCCGTCATCGCTGAGGAAATCCAGCGTTTGAAAGCGCAAGGGTTGCCGCTGATTGTCGTCAGCGCCAATCAGGGCGCGGCGTTGGCGGTGAAAGCACTGGTCGAGGCGATGCAAACGCCGCAATCGGATGTCGCGGTGATTCTGCTTAATCCGAATCTGTATGTCGAAACCCCTCAAGCCGGGCAGAAGGCACATTATTGGCCGGCGGTGTCGCGCTTGGATGCGCCGGTGTATGTGATTCAGGCGGAACTGTCCCCTTGGCGTTGGCATTTGCCGGAATTACAACAAACCTTGGGAGCGAGCGGCTCGGACGTGTTTCTACGGCTCATGCCGGAGGTGCGCGACCGTTATTATTTCCGTCCTGATGCTTTGGCGGTGGAAAACGCGCAAGCGAAAACCTTGTTGCAGGATGTGCTGTCGGCGATCCACACGTTGATTCCTTATATGGACGCGACGCGTCAAACGGCTTCTGAATCCAACCAAACAGTCGAAACCGATAAAACGACCAGGCCTGACGTCGCGGCAAAACCGGATTCGGTGGGCTTGCAACCCTACACCGGGCCGCAAAACCGTCCGTTGCAATTGGTGGATATGGCAGGCACGACGCACAACCTGAAAGACTATCGCGGGCAGGTGGTGTTGTTGAACTTCTGGGCCAGTTGGTGCCCGCCTTGTGTGCATGAAATTCCGTCCATGACCCGCTTGAAAACCGCTTTAAAAGGCCAGCCGTTTGAAATTCTCGCCGCCAATCTAGCGGAGGAAAAACCGCAAATCGAGTCGTTTCTGACCGAGCATCCGGTGAACTTCCCCATCCTGCTGGACCCGAAAGGTTCCGCCGTGCAGGCCTGGCGGGTTTTCGCCTATCCGAGCACTTACGTCATCGACAAAAAAGGAACCATTCGCTATGCCTTGTTTGGCGGGCACGAATGGGATGATCCGGCCACGCTTCAACAAATCGAGGCCTTGATTCGGGAAAAATAG
- a CDS encoding EAL domain-containing protein, which yields MWRKLSIQLQLMTLMIAVTVTVALSSLAVAFWLDIKERKFLAIELTNTVKNALDQDLINGLTQKDPALFVNLKRRLQGFPKIDRVLVLSTSDDVIFNYQHSDEHYNDLVQKSTDKPRFSGEDLYIRYPLTDGSQQYGSVTFIVDIKSFATQFRQHLIFLVMALPVELLLAMILAWWISRSYNQPFTVLVEAMKRSDVANNRFKRVETEAQNEVGDLFDGYNHMIERIETTTRQIRFQSEHDALTGLYNRFYIENRLRQALTQESDKPHLLLCFDLDRFKLINDAAGYRAGDELLKMLAHSCQEQLPDKAVMARLGGDDFYVLLPDTEAETGLKQAENLRQLLADYRFTWEGSAYSVSATFGVVCFRAHDFTLDELVKATDSAFAEAKSRGRNQLHLYQPDEGYTENHQHQVQVAGWIKDALKATPDSHPSPGTARFELYAQAIKPLQTQTSQLGYEVLLRMHDDQGRLIAPDNFLPTAERYQLMTEVDIFVLNTYVDTVMQQPAHLDKLGLVHVNLSGSSLNHPDFQSNLKHLIQTRDFPWHKLELEVTETAAVDNFNQAVTFIEYCKSQGIGLALDDFGTGMSSFEYLKSLPFDVVKIDGSFVKDMHSDPTDHAVIRYIQEISALRHQKTVAEYVETEQDVQALTDIGVTYGQGYFLGKPKPLTDWF from the coding sequence ATGTGGCGTAAACTCAGCATTCAACTGCAATTGATGACTTTGATGATTGCCGTCACCGTCACGGTGGCGCTCAGTTCGCTTGCCGTCGCTTTCTGGCTCGACATAAAAGAACGCAAGTTTCTCGCCATTGAGCTCACCAACACCGTCAAAAACGCTCTTGATCAGGACTTGATTAACGGCCTCACTCAGAAAGACCCTGCTCTTTTCGTTAACCTCAAACGGCGCTTGCAAGGCTTCCCGAAAATCGACCGCGTACTGGTATTGAGCACCTCCGATGACGTCATTTTCAACTACCAGCACAGTGACGAACACTACAACGATCTGGTGCAGAAAAGCACCGACAAGCCGCGTTTTTCAGGCGAAGACCTGTATATCCGTTACCCGCTCACCGATGGGTCGCAGCAATACGGTTCGGTGACCTTTATCGTCGATATCAAATCCTTCGCCACCCAGTTTCGACAACACCTGATTTTTTTGGTGATGGCACTGCCGGTTGAATTGTTGCTGGCGATGATTCTGGCCTGGTGGATCAGCCGAAGCTACAACCAGCCGTTTACGGTGTTGGTGGAGGCGATGAAACGCAGTGATGTCGCCAACAACCGCTTCAAACGGGTTGAAACCGAGGCCCAGAACGAAGTCGGCGACCTGTTCGACGGCTATAACCACATGATCGAACGCATCGAAACCACCACCCGACAAATCCGTTTCCAATCCGAACACGATGCCCTAACCGGCCTATACAACCGCTTTTACATCGAAAATCGTTTGCGCCAAGCCCTTACCCAAGAAAGCGACAAGCCGCACCTGCTACTGTGTTTCGACCTCGACCGTTTCAAACTCATCAATGACGCAGCCGGTTACCGCGCCGGTGATGAACTCCTGAAAATGCTGGCACACAGTTGTCAGGAACAATTGCCTGACAAAGCGGTGATGGCTCGCCTCGGCGGCGATGATTTCTACGTTTTGTTGCCGGACACCGAGGCCGAGACCGGATTGAAGCAAGCGGAAAATTTACGGCAGTTGCTGGCCGACTACCGCTTTACCTGGGAAGGTTCGGCCTATTCGGTGTCCGCCACCTTCGGCGTAGTATGTTTCCGGGCGCACGACTTCACACTCGACGAACTGGTCAAAGCCACCGATTCAGCCTTTGCCGAAGCCAAATCACGCGGCCGCAACCAACTGCATCTGTATCAGCCCGACGAAGGTTACACCGAAAACCATCAACACCAGGTTCAGGTCGCCGGTTGGATAAAGGATGCCCTCAAGGCGACTCCCGATTCACACCCCAGCCCCGGGACGGCCCGTTTCGAGCTCTACGCCCAGGCCATCAAACCGTTACAAACCCAAACCTCGCAACTCGGTTACGAAGTGCTGCTGCGGATGCACGACGATCAAGGTCGTTTGATTGCACCGGATAATTTCCTCCCCACCGCCGAGCGCTACCAACTGATGACCGAAGTCGATATCTTCGTTCTCAACACCTACGTCGACACGGTGATGCAACAGCCGGCGCATTTGGACAAACTCGGTCTCGTACACGTCAACCTGTCCGGTTCCAGCCTCAATCATCCGGACTTCCAGTCCAACCTCAAACACCTGATCCAAACCCGCGATTTCCCCTGGCACAAATTGGAACTGGAAGTCACCGAAACCGCGGCGGTGGATAACTTCAACCAGGCCGTCACCTTCATTGAATACTGCAAATCGCAAGGCATCGGTCTGGCACTGGACGACTTCGGCACCGGCATGTCGTCATTCGAATACCTCAAAAGCCTGCCGTTCGATGTGGTGAAAATCGACGGCAGTTTCGTCAAGGACATGCATTCCGACCCGACCGACCACGCCGTCATTCGCTACATTCAGGAGATCAGCGCATTACGCCACCAAAAAACCGTGGCCGAATACGTTGAGACCGAGCAGGATGTCCAGGCGCTGACCGACATCGGCGTCACCTACGGCCAAGGCTATTTCCTCGGCAAACCCAAACCGCTGACGGATTGGTTCTAA
- a CDS encoding CAP domain-containing protein, with amino-acid sequence MVLRLLIYLLVGLFVVWFFTVGLERIMTPPKDLSDIPALQKTYQKTPAIRPVTLQMAQAQEAEALRYLNRIRQSLQLNPLSGNAKLAEAARHHANYSTLNNIQAHPEQPGLAGFTGETPQLRANAAGYQSPVAEVIAYNHASPYPMVDDLMSAIYHRLGLLNMTQDQIGIGVAGNGEGQVKSALVGLLGNKALEALCEQPPTPKPGALAFTQLCPSGAPIPKRAVAQAMSAVAKTNPKLVAWPKSGASVPPVFYEESPDPLPECNVSGYPVHVQINPIFVGRIQLDADSFKLYELEDEKSRPVKAAAIFGNRKDPNRQEDAPAPNKDQWIAFFPQQRLNWNSRYQAEIQYRENHTTKTMRWNFFTEKQPSLVEIRHSQTLSIREGQTLTLYFPPKSCHNPDGIRLQRQIPPGINAQARFVDGETLQVTLKSAPFGGAFNLRYQPGDIQIRFEVDS; translated from the coding sequence ATGGTTTTACGGCTTCTGATTTATTTGCTGGTCGGCTTGTTTGTCGTGTGGTTTTTCACCGTCGGCTTAGAGCGTATCATGACGCCGCCCAAAGACCTGTCGGATATTCCTGCCCTGCAAAAAACCTACCAGAAAACGCCCGCCATTCGCCCGGTCACACTGCAAATGGCGCAAGCGCAGGAAGCGGAAGCTTTACGATACCTCAACCGCATTCGTCAATCCTTGCAGCTCAACCCGCTCAGCGGCAATGCCAAACTGGCCGAGGCGGCCCGTCATCACGCCAATTACTCCACACTGAACAATATTCAGGCGCACCCGGAACAGCCAGGCCTGGCCGGTTTCACGGGTGAAACGCCGCAATTGCGCGCCAACGCCGCCGGATACCAAAGCCCGGTCGCAGAAGTCATCGCCTACAATCACGCCAGCCCCTACCCGATGGTGGACGACCTGATGTCCGCCATCTATCACCGACTCGGGCTGCTGAACATGACTCAGGACCAAATCGGCATCGGCGTGGCGGGTAACGGCGAAGGCCAGGTCAAATCCGCATTGGTCGGACTGCTGGGCAATAAAGCCTTGGAAGCGCTATGCGAGCAACCGCCAACCCCCAAACCGGGGGCCTTGGCGTTCACCCAACTCTGCCCGTCCGGCGCACCCATTCCGAAGCGTGCTGTGGCCCAAGCCATGAGTGCCGTCGCCAAAACCAACCCCAAACTGGTGGCCTGGCCCAAATCCGGCGCCAGCGTGCCACCGGTGTTTTATGAAGAAAGCCCCGACCCATTACCGGAGTGCAATGTCAGCGGTTATCCGGTGCACGTGCAAATCAACCCCATTTTTGTCGGCCGCATCCAACTCGATGCCGACAGTTTTAAACTGTACGAATTGGAGGATGAGAAGTCCCGCCCGGTCAAAGCCGCTGCGATTTTCGGCAACCGCAAGGACCCAAATCGACAGGAGGATGCTCCGGCGCCGAATAAAGACCAGTGGATCGCATTTTTCCCGCAACAGCGTTTGAACTGGAACAGCCGTTATCAGGCGGAAATCCAATATCGGGAAAATCACACCACCAAAACCATGCGTTGGAACTTCTTTACCGAAAAACAGCCAAGCCTGGTGGAAATCCGCCACAGCCAAACGCTTAGCATCCGTGAAGGCCAGACGCTCACCCTCTACTTCCCGCCCAAGTCTTGTCACAACCCGGACGGCATTCGCCTGCAACGCCAGATTCCGCCCGGCATCAACGCCCAAGCTCGCTTTGTGGACGGCGAAACATTACAAGTGACCTTGAAGTCCGCCCCATTCGGCGGGGCCTTTAACCTACGCTATCAGCCGGGCGATATTCAAATCCGCTTTGAAGTGGATTCCTAA